One window of the Micropterus dolomieu isolate WLL.071019.BEF.003 ecotype Adirondacks linkage group LG08, ASM2129224v1, whole genome shotgun sequence genome contains the following:
- the LOC123974805 gene encoding cyclin-dependent kinase 17-like isoform X5 — MDMSGNPQGCSARPPSVGDSRTGENRIGEGMRMGERDTPLRLSPFRMLRVLDSCRPPGNRIGIVHENVKMGSDGESDQASGTSSDEVQSPVRVRMRNNHHRRISNEDINKRLSLPADIRLPEGYLEKFAMNSPPFDKPMSRRLRRASLSEIGFGKLETYIKLDKLGEGTYATVFKGRSKLTDNLVALKEIRLEHEEGAPCTAIREVSLLKDLKHANIVTLHDIIHTDKCLTLVFEYLEKDLKQYMDDCGSIMSVHNVKIFLFQLLRGLAYCHRRKVLHRDLKPQNLLINEKGELKLADFGLARAKSVPTKTYSNEVVTLWYRPPDVLLGSTEYSTPIDMWGVGCIFYEMITGRPLFPGSTVEDELHLIFRILGTPTEETWPGITTSEEFKTYNFPQYKAEPLVNHAPRIDSDGHELLSMLLQFEAKKRVSAEDALRYSYFRSFGEQVQTLADTASIFSVKGIQLQKDPGKRSSVYPESTQGKSRRQSVLF, encoded by the exons ATGGACATGTCAGGCAACCCCCAAGGGTGCTCTGCTCGGCCTCCCAGCGTGGGAGACTCAAGGACTGGTGAGAATAGAATAGGAGAGGGGATGAGAATGGGGGAGCGAGACACCCCACTGAGGCTGTCACCTTTCCGTATGCTTCGAGTGCTGGACTCATGCCGTCCTCCAGGAAACCGTATTG GTATTGTCCATGAAAATGTGAAGATGGGTTCAGATGGGGAGAGCGACCAGGCATCTGGGACGTCTTCTGATGAGGTCCAGAGTCCAGTCAGGGTCCGTATGAGGAACAACCACCATCGGCGCATTTCTAATGAG gaCATAAACAAACGCTTGTCTCTCCCTGCTGACATCAGGCTACCAGAGGGCTACTTGGAGAAGTTTGCCATGAACAGCCCGCCCTTTGACAAGCCCATGAGCCGCAGGCTACGACGCGCTTCATTG TCTGAAATCGGCTTTGGGAAACTTGAGACCTACATCAAGTTGGACAAACTAGGGGAG GGGACCTATGCTACAGTGTTTAAGGGCCGAAGCAAGTTAACAGACAACTTAGTAGCTCTGAAAGAGATCCGACTGGAGCATGAGGAGGGAGCGCCCTGCACAGCTATCCGAGAAG TGTCTCTACTGAAAGACTTGAAGCACGCCAATATTGTCACTCTCCATGACATTATCCACACTGACAAGTGCCTGACTCTTGTGTTTGAGTACCTG GAAAAAGATCTGAAGCAGTACATGGATGACTGTGGGAGCATCATGAGTGTTCACAATGTCAAG ATATTCCTATTCCAGCTGTTGCGAGGTCTGGCGTACTGCCACAGAAGGAAGGTCCTCCACAGAGACCTCAAACCCCAGAACCTGCTCATCAATGAAAAAGGAGAGCTCAAACTGGCAGACTTTG GTTTGGCACGAGCTAAGTCTGTTCCTACAAAGACCTACTCCAATGAAGTAGTGACATTATGGTACCGACCACCAGATGTGCTTCTAGGCTCCACTGAGTACTCTACTCCCATCGATATGTG gGGTGTGGGCTGCATCTTTTATGAAATGATCACTGGCAGACCTCTGTTCCCTGGATCGACTGTGGAGGATGAGCTTCACCTCATATTCCGCATTCTTG GTACTCCTACAGAAGAGACCTGGCCTGGCATCACCACCAGTGAAGAGTTTAAGACGTACAATTTCCCCCAATACAAGGCGGAGCCCCTCGTCAACCATGCACCCAG GATAGACAGCGATGGTCATGAATTGCTCTCAATGCTTCTACAG TTTGAGGCTAAGAAACGGGTATCAGCTGAGGATGCTCTCAGATATTCGTATTTCAGAAGCTTTGGGGAGCAGGTTCAAACACTGGCTGACA ctgcatccatcttctctgtaaAAGGCATTCAGCTCCAGAAAGACCCAGGGAAGAGATCCTCAGTCTACCCAGAGTCAA cccaGGGGAAGAGCAGGAGGCAGAGTGTGTTGTTTTAG